Proteins found in one Zea mays cultivar B73 chromosome 1, Zm-B73-REFERENCE-NAM-5.0, whole genome shotgun sequence genomic segment:
- the LOC100283635 gene encoding strictosidine synthase precursor, which produces MASPGVVAAALLVAVLAAFCGTDPLRMGSMAGFPGFEAHFVDLPDPAEMPPHADERERLRGAEVRFRGDVQGPESVAFDPQGRGPYTGVADGRVVFWDGERWVPFATASPRWTQELCGGPKASPVEYLPNEHICGRPLGLRFDKKTGDLYIADAYFGLLKVGPEGGLATPLATEAEGVRLNFTNDLDLDDEGNVYFTDSSIHYQRRNFMQLVFSGDPSGRLLKYNPQTKETTVLHRNLQFPNGVSMSKDGSFFVFCEGSRGRLSRYWLKGEKAGTVDLFAILPGFPDNVRTNEKGEFWVAIHCRRSLYARLMSRHVKLRKFLLSLPIPAKYHYLMQIGGRLHAVIIKYSPEGQVLDILEDTKGEVVRAVSEVEEKDGKLWIGSVLMPFIAVFDLAKAS; this is translated from the exons ATGGCGTCGCCGGGGGTGGTGGCCGCGGCGCTGCTGGTGGCGGTCCTGGCGGCATTCTGTGGCACGGATCCGCTGCGGATGGGCAGCATGGCGGGCTTCCCGGGGTTCGAGGCGCACTTCGTCGACCTCCCCGATCCCGCCGAGATGCCGCCGCACGCGGACGAGCGGGAGCGGCTCCGCGGGGCCGAGGTGCGGTTCCGCGGCGATGTGCAGGGTCCCGAGAGTGTCGCCTTCGACCCTCAGGGTCGCGGCCCGTACACGGGCGTCGCCGACGGCCGGGTCGTCTTCTGGGACGGCGAGCGGTGGGTCCCCTTCGCGACTGCCTCCCCGCGCTGGACGCAGGAGCTCTGCGGCGGGCCTAAAGCCTCGCCGGTGGAGTACCTCCCCAACGAGCACATCTGCGGCCGCCCGCTCGGGCTCCGCTTCGATAAGAAGACCGGGGACCTGTACATCGCCGACGCCTACTTCGGATTGCTTAAGGTCGGTCCCGAAGGCGGGCTGGCCACGCCGCTCGCAACGGAGGCCGAGGGCGTGCGCCTCAACTTCACCAACGACCTCGATCTCGACGACGAGGGCAATGTGTACTTCACGGACTCCAGCATCCACTACCAGAGACG GAATTTCATGCAGTTAGTTTTCTCGGGGGATCCCTCTGGGAGACTTCTGAAATATAACCCACAGACAAAGGAAACGACAGTACTGCATCGCAACCTCCAATTTCCCAACGGTGTGTCCATGAGCAAGGATGGCTCATTCTTTGTTTTCTGCGAAGGATCGCGTGGCAG GTTGAGCAGATACTGGTTGAAAGGCGAGAAGGCAGGCACTGTGGATCTTTTCGCTATCTTGCCTGGCTTCCCAGACAATGTGAGAACGAATGAGAAGGGCGAGTTCTGGGTGGCAATCCACTGCCGCCGAAGTCTGTACGCCCGGCTTATGAGCCGCCATGTCAAGCTGAGGAAGTTTTTGCTCAGCCTCCCGATCCCCGCCAAGTACCACTACCTGATGCAGATCGGTGGCAGGCTCCACGCGGTCATCATCAAGTACAGCCCAGAGGGCCAGGTGCTTGACATCTTGGAGGACACCAAGGGCGAGGTGGTGAGAGCCGTCAGCGAAGTGGAGGAGAAAGACGGGAAGCTCTGGATAGGGTCTGTCCTGATGCCGTTCATCGCTGTCTTTGACCTCGCGAAGGCGTCTTAG